The Alphaproteobacteria bacterium nucleotide sequence TAATTTGCTATCTGTTACTCCCAGGTCTTTATAAGTGTCTTCCCAATTCTTGCACCAAAAATTGTATGCTGTGTCTCGTTGTTCTCGAAATTTGCCAGGATTTTTAGCATCAAATATATAGAAATCCATACGATCCCAATGCACCGAATGGCTTTTAACACGTTTTTCTGAAACTGATTCAAGTTCATCAAAACCAGCCACTAAAGGTGTCGTTGAAAAATTAATTAAACTTAGATAATTTATTAAAAATATTAGGATAAATCTTCTAATCACAGTTGGAAGGAATGCAAAGAATGATTTTCTCCTCGACAATTTTTCTATTAATAATGAAACACACACAATAACTAAACTTAGTTTAATTGTTAAATACATAAATATGACACTCCAATTATTGATACAACTCTTATTATTGTTTATCTTAATTGAATAAGACCGGCATTCAATACGGCGAAAAATGCCGTATTATTGTTCATTTAGCGATTCAAGCGTCATTGTTTAGAAATAAGTCAGAGGCTTTTTCTTTCGTCTTCGAAAGGAACTAAGAGTGGAGAATGTGACAAAATCCCTATGATTCAATTACAGGGAAACATATTTCATGATTACTGATTTTCTTGATTCTTAGCGGAGAATCTATTAAGAATATCAAGAAGAGCTAAAATATAATCATAGCTACAATTTATCTATAAAATACAGCAAAAACAAATGGATAAAAATATGACTAATATTACTCGGAATATGAATGGTAGACCTTTAGAGTACATGAAGGCTACGACTGAAGAGGTTCGGAAGATATGCCAACCATTTCTAGATAAAGTAGGACTCACCTATTTTTGCTACCATAGAGTTTTAGAAAATGGGAAACATCTAGCAGTTGTCAATCAATTAAGATGGGCTGAATTTTTTCTGGAAAATTTTAAAGACGATGATGAAATTGCAAATTTATTTAGCAAATCAAAATTTCTCCCCTATATGACGTGGTGCGCAGTTGATGATAATCGCTTGTTTTCTGCATTACGAGAACATAATATTTGGAATGGATTTACGAGAACCTTTATATGTAAGGATGATTCAGTGGAATCCTTTTCCTTTGCTACAAATATAAACAGAACTTCTATCAATAAATTTTATGTCTCAAATATAAGTTTGATAGAAAAATTTATAGCTTTTTTTAGAGAAAAAGCGAGACAAATTATTAGTCCATCGGATCGAAAGAAAACCTATTTTTCTAAAGCGAAAATTTATGAAACCAGCAAAAAAGACTTTATCATTCCAGGTGAACTGTTTCCTGATGCAGACCTCTCAAAAACTTATATAAATCGAAATGGAGTCATTATTTCTTTGTCTAAAAGAGAAATTGAGTGCTTACAGTATTTATCGAAGGGAGAAACAGCAAAAGGAGTCGCGAGAAAGCTTGAACTTTCCCCTAGAACAATAGAATTTTATATAAGGAACATTAAAGAAAAAACGGGATACAACAGAAGATCCGATTTAATATCTCTGCTCCAAAACAATCCTTTGGAACTTTAAAACAATTAGCTTGGGAAGGATTATACTGGTTTCTGGATGCCTTGAGCCGAAAGTCAAGCTTGTGCAGCCTTTATCCGAATCCTTAACCATTCTTTTTTAAGACTAAAGTTTTTCGATTTCCTCCACGCTTAATCCAGTGATACGTGAAATTTCTTTCGCAGAATACTTCTCATTAAGCATATTCGTTGCAATGGCCTTAGCTTTGGATTCTACACCCTCTTCTCTTCCTTCCTCTCTTCCCTCTTCAACGAGCATAGTCGTATGGCCGGAGTATCGGCTGAATTCTTTATCATTTTTCTCGTACTCTCTCATAACGTTGGGAGGGAATTTGTCCATCCGAAGTCTTTCATATGCCTCACGAATAACTGGCGATTTCACCTTATCGACATCATCCCATGATTTATGGTGCGCCTCTCGAAAAAGCTCAACCCACTCACGCATTCTAGGATCTGCTATATCTCCCTCATTTAAAACCGAGCACTGAATTAACTCAATGCCATCAATTACATTAGAGGGATTTAATGCATCAATAAACTTGTAATGCCTTATTACTTCTTTTGGGGTATCCACCCAATGTCGCTTATCATCCTTTCCTCCCCCAAGAATATTGATAGCAATAACCTTGCGGAGTTCTCCCCAATCGTCACCTGAGCGAAGTTGACGTCCAAAATAGAGCGCAGCATAAGCAAGAGCACGTCGGTCCCAGAAGTCTTGTGGAACGACTTGCACCTCGGCAATCGCAAAATGCCCATCGGATAGGCGGTAAGCCAGATCCATTTGAGCAGCCTTTAAAGGGCGCGGAAAGGCATCTCTTAAATCGTTAAAGTGATGAGCAAACTCATCAAAAACTTGTGTGGCTCCATTATGTTTTTGAACGGACTTTGTCTCTACAACATATAACTCACCTTTTCTAATACGGTGCATTACAGATGCTGTTTGTTTTGTGTTTAAAATGTCTCTTAATGCTGTAAAGTCCTTTATAGGTGCTAAATTGTGATCGAGAGGTTCTGTACTTACAATATCAAGATTCTGTGCAAACGTTTGGACAAAATCGAGGCGAACATCATCCGCAGTAAGCATATGTCTAAAGGCCGAGTCGTAAGTTGGTATACCAAATATTTGCCCCGCTTTTTTATCATCTGTATCTTTCAATAGACTAGGTGTTGAATGAAAGGAACGTACAGGCTTAGTTATGATTGCTCGATGTGTACGATTACTGAGTAAGCCCACTGCGTCTTCTATAAGCGGCAACAATCCTCTTAAACCAGTTGAATTTGCTTCAAATGAAGAAAACATGCTGCCTAATATCAGCAAGAAACTTACAAGAAGGCGCTTTGTATATTTCATAGCTTCCGCTCCTTATTGTGAAGTATTATTTCTTACTAATAAATCACTTCATTTATTCTGTCAAACCTTAACATCTGCTTTGTCGCGAACTCATGAGATGCAAGGTGAATTCAGAGATGAAGAGCATCCCCCTTAGGCTAAAGATGTTTTACCACCTTCTGGATATGAACATAACTGCTTTTCGATATTACTCCGGCAA carries:
- a CDS encoding helix-turn-helix transcriptional regulator — protein: MDKNMTNITRNMNGRPLEYMKATTEEVRKICQPFLDKVGLTYFCYHRVLENGKHLAVVNQLRWAEFFLENFKDDDEIANLFSKSKFLPYMTWCAVDDNRLFSALREHNIWNGFTRTFICKDDSVESFSFATNINRTSINKFYVSNISLIEKFIAFFREKARQIISPSDRKKTYFSKAKIYETSKKDFIIPGELFPDADLSKTYINRNGVIISLSKREIECLQYLSKGETAKGVARKLELSPRTIEFYIRNIKEKTGYNRRSDLISLLQNNPLEL
- a CDS encoding Rpn family recombination-promoting nuclease/putative transposase, giving the protein MKYTKRLLVSFLLILGSMFSSFEANSTGLRGLLPLIEDAVGLLSNRTHRAIITKPVRSFHSTPSLLKDTDDKKAGQIFGIPTYDSAFRHMLTADDVRLDFVQTFAQNLDIVSTEPLDHNLAPIKDFTALRDILNTKQTASVMHRIRKGELYVVETKSVQKHNGATQVFDEFAHHFNDLRDAFPRPLKAAQMDLAYRLSDGHFAIAEVQVVPQDFWDRRALAYAALYFGRQLRSGDDWGELRKVIAINILGGGKDDKRHWVDTPKEVIRHYKFIDALNPSNVIDGIELIQCSVLNEGDIADPRMREWVELFREAHHKSWDDVDKVKSPVIREAYERLRMDKFPPNVMREYEKNDKEFSRYSGHTTMLVEEGREEGREEGVESKAKAIATNMLNEKYSAKEISRITGLSVEEIEKL